One Stigmatopora argus isolate UIUO_Sarg chromosome 12, RoL_Sarg_1.0, whole genome shotgun sequence genomic window carries:
- the mul3 gene encoding mitochondrial ubiquitin ligase activator of nfkb 1-A isoform X2, producing MSDFTNPLLFGVGCSFACSGLFYNLYQSKKRELTKLKTPVFRPDHHMAMVLKSSPHKRLQYVAVEGLVESDEKSLSSQFVPRCFGVIQKIKVTEHGEYWNPHSKTWSSRPTNRNETNNSVPFSLICPDSYMSDFHVQVQDPLQGSGYFLERVYHRVRRAEEGLVNVVLQGISGERAVAKEESEEMLRVGSNLTVFGEVVLEGGHGRLQPPRDGREYLFIPTDYKSFIERHERSASMWKMLTAMTGIIGTSILAGVIYDAVRKRDNKS from the exons ATGAGTGACTTTACTAACCCATTGTTATTTGGAGTAGGTTGCAGTTTTGCCTGTTCAGGCCTCTTTTATAATTTATATCAAAGCAAGAAAAGAGAATTAACGAAGCTGAAG ACACCAGTATTCCGACCAGACCACCACATGGCTATGGTTCTGAAATCATCTCCCCACAAGAGGCTACAGTATGTCGCTGTAGAGG GTTTGGTTGAGTCAGATGAAAAGTCCCTTAGCAGCCAATTTGTCCCAAGATGCTTTGGTGTGATACAGAAGATAAAGGTCACAGAACATGGGGAATATTGGAACCCCCACTCTAAAACATG GAGCTCCCGGCCTACAAACAGGAATGAAACCAACAACTCTGTTCCCTTCTCTCTTATCTGTCCTGACTCCTACATGTCTGACTTCCACGTGCAAGTGCAAGACCCCTTGCAAGGCTCGGGGTATTTCCTTGAGAGGGTTTATCACCGTGTAAGACGGGCAGAGGAGGGCTTGGTGAACGTGGTCTTGCAGGGCATAAGCGGGGAGCGAGCAGTGGCGAAAGAGGAGAGCGAAGAGATGCTGCGTGTGGGCAGTAACTTAACTGTGTTTGGGGAAGTGGTTCTGGAAGGTGGTCACGGGAGACTACAGCCCCCGAGGGACGGCCGAGAGTACCTTTTCATTCCCACTGACTACAAGAGCTTCATCGAGCGGCATGAGAGATCAGCCAGCATGTGGAAGATGCTAACAGCCATGACGGGCATCATTGGCACGTCTATACTCGCCGGTGTGATATATGACGCAGTGAGAAAACGTGATAATAAATCCTAA
- the mul3 gene encoding mitochondrial ubiquitin ligase activator of nfkb 1-A isoform X1: MSDFTNPLLFGVGCSFACSGLFYNLYQSKKRELTKLKQTPVFRPDHHMAMVLKSSPHKRLQYVAVEGLVESDEKSLSSQFVPRCFGVIQKIKVTEHGEYWNPHSKTWSSRPTNRNETNNSVPFSLICPDSYMSDFHVQVQDPLQGSGYFLERVYHRVRRAEEGLVNVVLQGISGERAVAKEESEEMLRVGSNLTVFGEVVLEGGHGRLQPPRDGREYLFIPTDYKSFIERHERSASMWKMLTAMTGIIGTSILAGVIYDAVRKRDNKS; this comes from the exons ATGAGTGACTTTACTAACCCATTGTTATTTGGAGTAGGTTGCAGTTTTGCCTGTTCAGGCCTCTTTTATAATTTATATCAAAGCAAGAAAAGAGAATTAACGAAGCTGAAG caGACACCAGTATTCCGACCAGACCACCACATGGCTATGGTTCTGAAATCATCTCCCCACAAGAGGCTACAGTATGTCGCTGTAGAGG GTTTGGTTGAGTCAGATGAAAAGTCCCTTAGCAGCCAATTTGTCCCAAGATGCTTTGGTGTGATACAGAAGATAAAGGTCACAGAACATGGGGAATATTGGAACCCCCACTCTAAAACATG GAGCTCCCGGCCTACAAACAGGAATGAAACCAACAACTCTGTTCCCTTCTCTCTTATCTGTCCTGACTCCTACATGTCTGACTTCCACGTGCAAGTGCAAGACCCCTTGCAAGGCTCGGGGTATTTCCTTGAGAGGGTTTATCACCGTGTAAGACGGGCAGAGGAGGGCTTGGTGAACGTGGTCTTGCAGGGCATAAGCGGGGAGCGAGCAGTGGCGAAAGAGGAGAGCGAAGAGATGCTGCGTGTGGGCAGTAACTTAACTGTGTTTGGGGAAGTGGTTCTGGAAGGTGGTCACGGGAGACTACAGCCCCCGAGGGACGGCCGAGAGTACCTTTTCATTCCCACTGACTACAAGAGCTTCATCGAGCGGCATGAGAGATCAGCCAGCATGTGGAAGATGCTAACAGCCATGACGGGCATCATTGGCACGTCTATACTCGCCGGTGTGATATATGACGCAGTGAGAAAACGTGATAATAAATCCTAA